The Lutibacter sp. Hel_I_33_5 genome has a window encoding:
- the lepA gene encoding translation elongation factor 4, with translation MKNIRNFCIIAHIDHGKSTLADRLLDFTGAVTEREKKAQLLDNMDLERERGITIKSHAIQMDYVHEGEDYILNLIDTPGHVDFSYEVSRSIAACEGALLIVDAAQSIQAQTISNLYLALENDLEIIPILNKVDLPSANPEEVTDDIVDLLGCDPEEVIHASGKTGFGVDNILEAIIDRVPAPKGDPEAPLQALIFDSVYNSYRGIETYFRVLNGEIKKGQEIKFMATGKNYFADEVGTLKLEQVVKKSVKTGDVGYLITGIKTAKEVKVGDTITDAATPTTETIDGFEDVKPMVFAGIYPVDTEDYEELRYSMEKLQLNDASLVFQPESSAALGFGFRCGFLGMLHMEIIQERLEREFNMTVITTVPNVSYHAYTKKNPEEIILLNNPTDLPDPSRLEKVEEPFIKASIITKSDFVGQVMSLCIEKRGQIVNQTYLTTQRVELIFEMPLAEIVFDFYDRLKTVSKGYASFDYHPIGMKESKLVRVDILLNGQPVDALSALLHADNAYTIGKKIVEKLKTLIPRQQFDIPIQAAIGAKIIARETTKALRKDVTAKCYGGDISRKRKLLEKQKKGKKRMRQVGNVEIPQEAFMAVLKLND, from the coding sequence ATGAAGAATATTAGAAACTTTTGCATTATCGCACATATAGATCATGGAAAAAGTACGTTGGCAGATAGATTGTTAGATTTTACGGGTGCAGTAACAGAGCGTGAAAAGAAAGCTCAGTTATTGGATAATATGGATTTGGAGCGTGAACGTGGTATCACTATTAAATCGCACGCAATTCAAATGGATTATGTACATGAAGGTGAAGATTATATTCTAAATTTAATTGATACTCCTGGTCACGTTGATTTTTCTTACGAAGTTTCTAGATCAATTGCAGCCTGCGAAGGCGCTTTATTAATTGTTGATGCTGCACAAAGTATACAAGCACAAACAATATCTAATCTATACCTTGCTTTAGAGAATGATTTGGAAATTATTCCAATTTTAAATAAAGTTGATTTGCCTTCTGCAAACCCAGAAGAGGTAACTGATGATATTGTTGATTTATTAGGGTGTGATCCTGAAGAGGTAATTCACGCAAGTGGAAAAACAGGTTTTGGAGTAGATAATATTTTAGAAGCAATTATTGATAGAGTTCCAGCTCCAAAAGGAGATCCAGAAGCCCCATTACAAGCTTTAATTTTTGATTCTGTTTATAATTCTTATAGAGGAATTGAAACGTATTTTAGAGTTTTAAATGGTGAGATTAAAAAAGGTCAGGAAATTAAATTTATGGCAACTGGCAAAAATTATTTTGCTGATGAAGTAGGTACGCTAAAATTAGAGCAAGTTGTAAAAAAATCTGTAAAAACAGGTGATGTTGGGTATTTAATTACAGGTATTAAAACAGCAAAAGAAGTAAAAGTAGGAGATACTATTACGGATGCTGCAACACCAACAACAGAAACTATTGATGGTTTTGAAGATGTAAAACCAATGGTTTTTGCTGGTATTTATCCTGTTGATACAGAAGATTATGAAGAGTTGCGTTATTCTATGGAAAAACTGCAATTAAACGATGCTTCTTTAGTTTTTCAGCCAGAAAGTTCTGCTGCTTTAGGTTTTGGATTCCGTTGTGGATTCTTAGGAATGTTGCACATGGAAATTATTCAAGAACGTTTAGAACGTGAGTTTAATATGACGGTGATTACTACGGTGCCAAACGTTTCTTATCACGCTTACACCAAGAAAAATCCTGAAGAAATTATATTATTAAATAATCCAACTGATTTACCAGATCCTTCTAGATTAGAGAAAGTTGAAGAGCCTTTTATTAAGGCTTCTATTATTACAAAATCTGATTTTGTAGGGCAGGTAATGAGTTTGTGTATCGAAAAACGTGGGCAAATTGTAAATCAAACCTATTTAACAACACAACGGGTTGAGTTAATTTTTGAAATGCCTTTAGCAGAAATAGTCTTCGATTTTTATGATCGTTTAAAAACTGTTTCTAAAGGTTACGCTTCTTTTGACTATCATCCAATAGGAATGAAAGAATCTAAATTAGTAAGAGTAGATATTTTACTAAACGGACAACCAGTAGATGCGCTTTCTGCACTTTTGCATGCTGATAATGCCTATACAATTGGGAAGAAAATAGTTGAAAAATTAAAGACTTTAATCCCAAGACAACAGTTCGATATTCCTATTCAAGCTGCCATTGGTGCAAAAATTATTGCTAGAGAAACTACCAAAGCGTTGCGTAAAGATGTTACTGCAAAATGTTATGGTGGTGATATTTCAAGAAAGCGTAAACTGTTAGAAAAGCAGAAAAAAGGAAAGAAAAGAATGCGTCAAGTTGGAAATGTAGAAATACCACAAGAAGCATTTATGGCTGTTTTAAAGTTGAATGATTAA
- a CDS encoding LytTR family DNA-binding domain-containing protein, with protein MKILILEDEIPAYQKLVSYLTNFFGKEVSHDIARSNKDGKVLLAQNKYDFILSDIQLLDGISFDLFDDVSIDCPIIFCSAHDEYLFKAFNTNGIAYILKPYSKSDFNKAIEKYQSLFTQGNYNALNSDTLSNLKSALKEENTSYKKRFVIKKAKGIQLLNVIEISLIEASGDFCIATDSSGKRHTISQTLGSIFQQLNPVKFFKINRSEIVNIDFIENIESHFKNRLLITTTGTKEKVMTSSSTTSDFRKWLEQ; from the coding sequence ATGAAAATTTTAATTCTCGAAGACGAAATTCCAGCATATCAAAAATTAGTAAGTTATTTAACTAATTTTTTTGGTAAAGAAGTATCTCATGATATCGCCCGTTCAAATAAAGATGGAAAAGTATTACTCGCGCAAAATAAATATGATTTTATATTATCAGACATTCAACTATTAGATGGAATTTCTTTCGATTTATTTGATGATGTTTCAATAGATTGTCCAATTATTTTTTGCTCTGCTCACGATGAATATCTCTTTAAAGCGTTTAACACAAACGGAATTGCCTACATTTTAAAACCCTATTCTAAATCAGACTTTAATAAAGCAATAGAAAAATATCAATCTTTGTTTACTCAAGGAAACTATAACGCATTAAATTCTGATACTCTATCTAATTTAAAATCGGCACTTAAAGAAGAAAATACTTCTTATAAAAAACGATTTGTAATTAAAAAAGCGAAAGGGATTCAACTTTTAAACGTTATTGAAATTAGTTTAATTGAAGCTTCTGGAGATTTTTGTATTGCTACAGATAGTTCAGGAAAAAGACATACAATTTCACAAACTTTAGGAAGCATTTTTCAGCAATTGAATCCTGTAAAATTCTTTAAAATCAATAGAAGTGAAATTGTAAATATTGACTTTATTGAAAACATAGAAAGTCATTTTAAAAACCGACTATTAATTACTACAACTGGCACAAAAGAAAAAGTAATGACCAGCTCTTCTACAACTTCTGACTTTAGAAAGTGGTTAGAGCAGTAA
- a CDS encoding sensor histidine kinase encodes MNTKLKKSDYIILVIFYVISAALNFLDYYNQNNELIEFLVDIPMFIVTSYIGVLIFMYFIIPKFLVEQKKYIQFAFWGLLVVLFIGIIERVVGFISGGNSWDKFPSAFNLILYSIFNGSDSIGFPLGVLLTKKFYESQTQISKIEKEQKENELKLLRSQIDPHFLFNNLNTLDSLIDSNAEKAKEYINRLSLIYRYLIQTKDAEVMELSKELQFAENYIFLIETRFGNDYEFTIEKNVNTKDKFIPTGALQALLENVVKHNKANNTPIKTRITIKNDWLTVNNSKTTNPTKDSLGTGLQNLQTRYQLLSDKKVEIKNANNTFVVSIPIIKLSEEN; translated from the coding sequence ATGAATACCAAGCTTAAAAAGTCGGATTATATTATACTTGTTATCTTTTATGTAATAAGTGCTGCATTAAACTTTTTAGATTATTATAATCAAAATAATGAGCTAATAGAATTTTTAGTTGATATCCCTATGTTTATTGTTACTTCTTATATAGGTGTTTTAATATTCATGTACTTTATCATTCCAAAATTTCTTGTTGAGCAAAAAAAATATATTCAATTCGCTTTTTGGGGTTTATTAGTAGTCCTTTTTATTGGAATTATAGAAAGAGTAGTGGGGTTTATTTCTGGCGGCAATAGTTGGGACAAATTCCCTTCTGCATTTAATTTAATACTCTATTCTATTTTTAATGGCTCTGATTCTATCGGGTTTCCTTTAGGCGTTTTACTAACTAAGAAGTTTTACGAATCACAAACGCAAATTTCAAAAATTGAAAAAGAACAAAAAGAGAACGAACTGAAGTTATTACGCTCTCAAATAGACCCACATTTTTTATTTAATAATTTAAACACATTAGATAGTTTAATAGATTCTAATGCAGAAAAAGCAAAAGAATATATTAATCGATTATCATTAATTTACAGATATTTAATCCAGACCAAAGATGCAGAAGTTATGGAACTTTCTAAGGAGTTACAATTTGCAGAAAATTATATTTTTTTAATTGAAACCCGATTTGGAAATGATTATGAATTTACTATCGAAAAAAATGTAAATACTAAAGATAAATTTATACCAACTGGTGCTTTACAAGCTTTGTTAGAAAATGTTGTAAAACACAATAAAGCTAATAATACACCAATAAAAACCAGAATTACAATAAAAAATGATTGGCTAACGGTTAACAATTCCAAAACAACAAACCCTACTAAAGATAGTCTAGGAACAGGCTTACAAAATTTACAGACGCGTTATCAATTGTTGTCTGATAAAAAAGTTGAAATCAAAAATGCAAATAACACTTTTGTTGTTTCTATTCCGATTATAAAATTGAGTGAAGAAAACTAG
- a CDS encoding CPBP family intramembrane glutamic endopeptidase, with the protein MKSKPTLVQIIFFTLFIGLILLANNGIKTYLINNDIFDYNIHLTFKILSNCIFGVVSFLVAKKLDLIDVGGLSDRKPQKLVLIIFPLAFLVVLNVLFLDTIPNFTTLNISLLAIYCLSIGISEELSIRSVLLPLISKYFGNDRKAQIKAVLISSLIFGLLHLIKFDKGLYGEISQVFFATFIGLMFGYLLLVIKRIYPLIIIHAIIDFAAKLDAINKPVKKFVYDLMDLESAILTIVLTLPCLIYGIYILKKHVPIK; encoded by the coding sequence ATGAAAAGCAAACCAACCTTAGTACAAATTATTTTTTTCACTCTTTTTATTGGGTTAATCTTACTAGCTAATAACGGAATTAAAACCTACTTAATCAACAATGATATATTTGATTATAACATTCACCTTACATTTAAAATCTTAAGTAATTGTATTTTTGGAGTCGTATCATTTCTTGTGGCAAAAAAGTTAGATTTAATAGACGTTGGCGGCTTATCAGATAGAAAACCTCAAAAACTAGTTCTCATAATTTTTCCGCTAGCATTTCTAGTAGTATTGAATGTTTTATTTTTAGATACAATTCCGAATTTTACTACTTTAAATATAAGTTTACTTGCAATTTATTGTTTGAGTATTGGGATTTCTGAAGAATTAAGCATCCGAAGTGTTTTACTGCCTTTAATTTCTAAATATTTTGGAAACGATAGAAAGGCACAAATAAAAGCGGTACTGATATCGTCATTAATCTTTGGATTATTACATTTAATAAAATTTGACAAAGGTTTATATGGTGAAATTTCTCAAGTATTTTTCGCAACTTTTATAGGCCTTATGTTTGGGTATTTACTTCTAGTTATTAAAAGAATTTATCCTTTAATTATTATTCATGCAATAATAGACTTTGCTGCAAAATTAGATGCAATTAATAAACCTGTAAAGAAATTCGTTTATGATCTTATGGATTTAGAAAGCGCCATATTAACAATAGTACTAACCTTACCTTGTTTAATTTACGGTATTTACATTTTAAAAAAACATGTACCTATAAAATAA
- a CDS encoding outer membrane beta-barrel protein: MKKLTTTLFILLFGILSSFSQNKISGKVVDEQNQPLPFANVILYEIGSKKTPKGTVSDDDGNYFIENIANGTYKIEVSMLGFKTEKIKEFKLSANKTVNIVLKEESQKLDEVVVKSTRPVIKQTAEKLIVDLEKTEMLNSNLQDVMRKVPGVLVTNNGITIAGKGGVRILINGKTTEYMDVETLLRDFPADNIAKIEVVEQPGAEYEASGSGAIINIILKKNVRLGTHGSITGWVGEDEGFEYGTRASIASYKNKLNWQTSIGYSEPTWRDDLFLVRTVGSETYDQITKSPYDPTNFRVSGNIDYYINDNNSIGIGGRWNTRKSDRITSSRTIISDLNTTNTLFSENNFERDRDNFNINPYYEYKSDTDKLVIDFNYIDYKNDNTNTLSDVTGSTLPFIDRKYNQNGEYTIKTYKADYSKTFSDNFKFSFGSKYAMVKTDSDLQSFLENNANGFDLDQASSSQFLVDETIFAAYSKVNATSGKWSFSGGLRYENSNTDGTSVFLKNGKMVEEVKKRPIKKIFPSASVSRKLNEQLGASVSYSYRIRRPSYNSLNSFQEFLDPFSAEEGNPNLKPAFTNNYQFNLTYEGQPFFTVGYSNTNDVIFDLIKQDNTTAQIRQQAVNVEDYTNWNFRIFGPLSFIKGVEGYTGFIVNKNSYTSAIHGVNLSKWATFWFIQASYKLPWGVNFEMSGNYGTGALEGQIEVDWLAGLDFSFGKKFLDDKLKVNLGFNKMLNRGFNGTIDYGNGTAKVESNGSRQNIQLRLVYSFGSKFGKKKSSRNSSRDEENRIQDNN, translated from the coding sequence ATGAAAAAATTAACTACTACATTATTTATCTTACTATTCGGAATTTTATCCTCCTTTTCTCAAAACAAAATAAGCGGAAAAGTTGTTGATGAACAAAATCAACCCCTACCATTTGCAAATGTTATTTTATATGAAATTGGTAGTAAAAAAACTCCTAAAGGAACAGTTTCTGATGATGATGGAAATTATTTTATAGAAAATATTGCTAACGGAACTTATAAGATAGAAGTTTCTATGTTAGGTTTTAAAACTGAAAAGATTAAAGAATTTAAACTATCAGCAAATAAAACAGTCAACATTGTTTTAAAAGAAGAAAGTCAGAAATTAGATGAAGTCGTTGTAAAATCTACACGACCTGTCATCAAACAAACTGCAGAAAAATTAATTGTAGATTTAGAAAAAACAGAAATGTTAAATTCTAATTTACAAGATGTTATGCGAAAAGTTCCTGGTGTTTTAGTTACCAATAACGGAATTACAATTGCTGGAAAAGGTGGTGTACGAATTTTAATCAACGGAAAAACCACAGAATATATGGACGTTGAAACTTTATTACGTGATTTTCCTGCAGACAATATCGCAAAAATAGAAGTAGTAGAACAACCTGGCGCAGAATATGAAGCTTCTGGTTCTGGAGCAATTATCAATATTATTTTAAAGAAAAATGTACGATTAGGAACTCATGGAAGCATAACAGGTTGGGTTGGCGAAGATGAAGGTTTTGAATACGGAACTAGAGCGTCTATTGCTAGCTATAAGAATAAATTAAATTGGCAAACTAGTATTGGATACTCTGAACCAACTTGGAGAGACGATTTGTTTTTAGTAAGAACGGTTGGTAGCGAAACCTATGATCAAATTACAAAATCACCTTACGATCCAACAAATTTTAGAGTAAGTGGGAATATTGATTATTATATTAATGACAACAATTCTATAGGAATTGGTGGACGATGGAATACCAGAAAATCTGATAGGATTACAAGTAGTAGAACAATTATTTCAGATTTAAACACAACAAACACATTGTTTTCTGAAAACAATTTTGAAAGAGATAGAGATAACTTTAATATCAATCCTTATTACGAATACAAATCTGATACCGATAAATTAGTGATTGACTTTAATTATATAGATTATAAAAATGATAACACCAATACCTTGTCTGATGTTACTGGAAGCACACTACCTTTTATAGACAGAAAGTATAACCAAAATGGAGAATATACTATTAAAACATATAAAGCAGATTATTCTAAAACATTTTCAGACAATTTTAAATTTAGTTTTGGTAGTAAATATGCCATGGTAAAAACAGATAGTGATTTACAATCTTTTCTAGAGAATAATGCAAATGGTTTCGATTTAGATCAAGCAAGCAGTAGTCAGTTTTTAGTTGATGAAACTATTTTTGCAGCCTACTCTAAAGTAAACGCCACTTCTGGAAAATGGTCTTTTTCTGGTGGATTGCGCTATGAAAACAGTAATACAGATGGAACTTCTGTTTTTCTTAAAAACGGAAAAATGGTTGAGGAAGTAAAAAAACGACCTATTAAAAAAATATTTCCAAGTGCTTCTGTTAGCAGAAAGCTCAATGAACAATTAGGCGCAAGTGTTTCTTATAGTTACAGAATTAGAAGACCATCCTACAATAGTTTAAATTCTTTTCAAGAATTCTTAGATCCATTTTCTGCTGAAGAAGGAAATCCAAATTTAAAACCTGCATTTACCAATAACTATCAATTTAATTTAACCTATGAAGGCCAACCCTTTTTTACTGTTGGTTATAGCAATACAAATGATGTTATCTTTGATTTAATTAAACAAGATAATACTACAGCTCAAATTAGACAACAAGCAGTAAATGTTGAAGATTACACCAATTGGAATTTTAGAATATTTGGACCGTTAAGTTTTATAAAAGGAGTTGAAGGTTATACAGGTTTTATTGTCAATAAAAATAGCTACACCTCTGCAATTCATGGAGTAAACTTATCTAAATGGGCAACTTTTTGGTTTATCCAAGCAAGCTATAAATTACCTTGGGGAGTTAATTTTGAGATGAGTGGAAATTACGGAACTGGTGCTTTAGAAGGGCAAATTGAAGTTGATTGGTTGGCAGGGTTAGATTTTTCTTTTGGTAAAAAGTTTTTAGACGATAAACTAAAAGTTAACTTAGGCTTTAATAAAATGCTCAACAGAGGTTTTAATGGAACTATCGATTATGGAAATGGTACCGCTAAAGTAGAAAGTAACGGTTCAAGACAAAATATTCAGTTACGGTTAGTCTATAGTTTTGGATCTAAATTTGGCAAGAAAAAATCTAGCAGAAACTCTTCTAGAGATGAAGAAAATAGAATTCAAGATAATAACTAA
- a CDS encoding zinc metallopeptidase, translating to MMGFYILIGAISLVSWLISNTLKRKFKKYSKIQLRNGMSGAEIAEKMLADHGISDVKVISTPGMLTDHYNPKNKTVNLSESVYNQRNAAAAAVAAHEVGHAVQHAKAYQWLTMRSKLVPVVSISSKFSQYLIFGGLIMGAASGAAGIGLYIAIAGLGLMAMGTVFSFITLPVEYDASNRALAWLKNKNMVSREEFAGSKDALKWAARTYLVAALGSLAMLLYWGLQILGGRD from the coding sequence ATGATGGGATTTTATATTTTAATCGGTGCAATTTCTTTAGTGAGCTGGTTAATAAGTAATACACTAAAAAGAAAATTTAAAAAATACTCCAAAATTCAGTTAAGAAATGGAATGAGCGGAGCAGAAATTGCAGAGAAAATGCTTGCTGATCATGGAATTTCTGACGTAAAAGTAATTTCTACACCCGGAATGTTGACAGATCATTATAATCCAAAAAATAAAACTGTTAATCTTAGCGAAAGTGTTTACAATCAAAGAAATGCAGCAGCAGCAGCAGTTGCAGCTCATGAAGTTGGACACGCTGTGCAACATGCAAAAGCATACCAATGGCTAACAATGCGTTCTAAATTAGTCCCAGTTGTAAGTATTTCTTCTAAATTTTCTCAATATTTAATTTTTGGGGGATTAATTATGGGAGCAGCTTCTGGAGCTGCAGGAATTGGTCTTTATATTGCTATTGCTGGTTTAGGGCTTATGGCTATGGGAACAGTATTTAGCTTTATTACTTTACCTGTAGAATATGACGCAAGCAATAGAGCTTTGGCTTGGTTAAAAAACAAAAACATGGTTTCTAGAGAAGAGTTTGCTGGGTCTAAAGACGCACTTAAATGGGCTGCAAGAACATATTTAGTAGCTGCGCTAGGATCTTTAGCTATGTTATTATATTGGGGATTACAAATTTTAGGTGGTCGAGATTAA
- a CDS encoding asparaginase: MAKKLTILLVYTGGTIGMIKDYKTGALKAFDFNQILKKIPELKQLNCEISTISFDEPIDSSNMNTDYYVKIAEIIEENYSQFDGFVVLTGSDTMSYTSSVISFMFENLQKPVIFTGSQLPIGELRTDAKENLITSIEVASARENGQPIVSEVCLYFEYKLYRANRTTKVNAEQFEAFASMNYPPLAESGVHLYFNEHLLFKSEDKNQQLVVRKKLDTNIVILKLYPGITKKVVQSIVGIPNLKGIVLETYGAGNAPTEKWFLELLEKTISKDVNVVNVTQCAGGSVIMGHYETSIELQKIGLVNGKDITTESAVAKLMYLLGEKLTKKEFKYHFEKSLRGEISDTNKV; encoded by the coding sequence ATGGCAAAGAAACTTACAATTTTACTTGTATATACTGGTGGAACGATTGGTATGATTAAAGATTATAAAACGGGTGCGTTAAAGGCATTTGATTTTAATCAGATTTTAAAGAAGATTCCAGAATTAAAACAGTTGAACTGTGAAATTTCTACTATTTCTTTTGATGAGCCTATAGATTCATCAAACATGAATACCGATTATTATGTTAAAATAGCAGAAATAATAGAAGAGAATTACAGTCAATTTGATGGTTTTGTTGTGTTAACTGGTTCGGACACCATGTCTTATACGTCTTCTGTGATTAGTTTTATGTTTGAGAATTTACAGAAACCAGTAATTTTTACTGGATCTCAATTACCAATAGGGGAATTAAGAACTGATGCAAAGGAAAATTTAATTACTTCTATTGAGGTTGCATCAGCTAGAGAAAATGGCCAACCAATTGTTTCTGAAGTCTGTTTGTATTTTGAATATAAATTATACAGAGCTAATAGAACCACGAAAGTAAACGCAGAGCAGTTTGAAGCATTTGCTTCGATGAATTATCCACCTTTGGCAGAGAGTGGTGTGCATTTATATTTTAATGAACATTTGTTATTTAAATCGGAAGATAAAAATCAACAATTAGTTGTTAGAAAAAAGTTGGACACTAATATTGTAATTCTAAAGTTATATCCAGGGATTACCAAAAAAGTAGTTCAAAGTATTGTAGGAATACCGAACCTAAAAGGTATCGTGTTAGAAACTTATGGCGCTGGTAATGCGCCAACGGAAAAGTGGTTTTTGGAGTTATTAGAAAAAACGATTAGTAAAGATGTTAACGTTGTAAATGTTACACAATGTGCAGGAGGAAGTGTAATTATGGGGCATTATGAAACTAGTATTGAGCTTCAAAAAATAGGTTTGGTTAACGGAAAAGATATTACAACAGAGTCCGCAGTTGCCAAATTAATGTATTTATTAGGTGAAAAACTGACTAAAAAAGAGTTTAAATATCATTTTGAAAAATCTTTACGAGGTGAAATTTCTGATACTAATAAAGTATAA
- a CDS encoding MotA/TolQ/ExbB proton channel family protein, which yields MKKVVNILTVTGFMFFGAIQSTFAQEAVEAETFHQILKQRFIEGGPMFMGIVLVALILGLAIAIERIIYLNMATTNTKKLVASVDDALSSGGIEAAKEVCRNAKGPVASIFYQGLDRADEGVEAAEKAVVGYGGVQMGLLEKNISWLSLFIALAPMLGFMGTVIGMIDAFDSIQVANDISPAVVAGGIKVALLTTVFGLVVAIILQIFYNYIVSKVDSIVNNMEDASISLIDLLVKYKK from the coding sequence ATGAAAAAAGTAGTAAATATCCTTACTGTAACAGGATTTATGTTTTTTGGAGCTATTCAATCAACTTTCGCACAAGAAGCAGTAGAAGCAGAAACATTTCACCAAATCTTAAAACAACGTTTTATAGAAGGTGGACCAATGTTTATGGGAATTGTATTAGTAGCCTTAATATTAGGATTAGCTATTGCCATAGAAAGAATTATTTATTTAAACATGGCAACTACCAACACTAAGAAATTAGTAGCAAGTGTAGATGATGCTTTAAGTTCTGGTGGAATAGAAGCTGCTAAAGAAGTATGTAGAAATGCAAAAGGACCTGTAGCGTCTATCTTTTACCAAGGTTTAGATAGAGCAGATGAAGGTGTTGAAGCGGCTGAAAAAGCAGTTGTTGGATACGGTGGAGTACAAATGGGATTATTAGAGAAAAACATTTCTTGGTTATCTTTATTTATTGCCTTAGCACCAATGCTTGGGTTTATGGGTACAGTAATTGGTATGATTGATGCGTTTGATTCTATTCAAGTTGCAAATGATATTTCTCCAGCAGTAGTTGCTGGTGGTATTAAAGTAGCATTATTAACTACAGTATTTGGTTTAGTTGTAGCAATTATATTACAGATTTTCTATAATTATATTGTATCTAAAGTAGATAGTATCGTAAACAATATGGAAGATGCTTCAATATCATTAATTGACCTTTTGGTTAAGTATAAAAAATAA
- a CDS encoding biopolymer transporter ExbD: protein MARKETPEINAGSMADIAFLLLIFFLVTTTMDVDSGISKRLSEKPPKDYVPPIIKQKNIFEVNINRNNALLVEGSDMDVKDIKEAAIKFIDNGGGLGKPGEDGTPGLPCDYCKGERSAESSDHPNKAIISVQSDRGTEFGTYIEVQNELLKAYRELRNRLCQERNGMSFTELEKAYKDKKTDESLKKKIDAIKKAYPQIISDAEPTSSN, encoded by the coding sequence ATGGCAAGAAAAGAAACACCAGAAATTAATGCAGGATCTATGGCAGATATTGCTTTCTTGCTACTTATCTTTTTCTTAGTAACTACAACAATGGATGTAGATTCGGGTATTTCTAAAAGATTATCTGAAAAACCACCAAAAGATTACGTTCCGCCTATTATTAAACAAAAAAATATTTTTGAAGTAAATATCAATAGAAACAACGCGTTATTAGTTGAAGGTAGTGATATGGATGTTAAAGATATTAAAGAGGCGGCAATAAAATTTATTGATAATGGTGGAGGTTTAGGAAAACCAGGAGAAGATGGTACACCGGGATTACCGTGTGATTATTGTAAAGGTGAACGAAGTGCAGAATCTTCAGATCACCCGAATAAAGCTATTATTTCTGTGCAGTCTGATAGAGGAACTGAGTTTGGTACATATATTGAAGTACAGAATGAGTTGCTTAAAGCGTATAGAGAGTTAAGAAATAGATTATGTCAAGAGCGTAACGGAATGTCTTTTACTGAGCTTGAAAAAGCTTATAAAGATAAAAAGACAGATGAGTCGTTGAAGAAAAAAATTGATGCTATAAAAAAAGCATATCCTCAAATTATTTCTGATGCTGAACCTACATCATCTAATTAA
- a CDS encoding biopolymer transporter ExbD, whose product MSKFKKKKKGLPAVNTSALPDIVFMLLFFFMVTTVMRETELKIENPKLPNATEIKKLEHKSLVSTIYVGKAKDKTIGGGDKIQLNDKIATAKEVPSFIFNARTKVSEAEVPYMTTSIKADVESSVGTITDIRIQLRDVNALKISYSARQAAEN is encoded by the coding sequence ATGTCTAAATTTAAAAAGAAGAAAAAAGGATTACCTGCTGTAAATACATCAGCGTTACCGGATATCGTTTTTATGTTATTGTTCTTTTTTATGGTTACAACCGTAATGAGAGAAACTGAATTGAAAATTGAAAACCCAAAGTTGCCTAATGCTACTGAGATTAAAAAACTTGAGCATAAAAGCTTAGTTAGTACAATCTATGTTGGTAAAGCAAAAGATAAAACTATTGGAGGTGGAGATAAAATTCAGTTAAACGATAAAATTGCAACAGCAAAAGAAGTACCTAGCTTTATTTTTAATGCTAGAACTAAAGTTTCTGAAGCTGAAGTGCCTTATATGACAACATCTATTAAAGCAGATGTAGAATCAAGTGTTGGTACTATTACGGATATTCGTATACAATTAAGAGATGTGAATGCTTTAAAAATAAGTTATTCTGCTAGACAAGCAGCGGAAAACTAA